In Clostridium sp. JN-1, one genomic interval encodes:
- a CDS encoding metal ABC transporter substrate-binding protein, giving the protein MSKKILTVFITALLIISSAGCSNSNKPQDNVKNSGSKIRVVVTFNAVREFAYAIGKDKVDITTLVPDGTEPHDFEPKAKDMENISDTKVFIYNGLGMENWTDRTLKAIDNKNLIVVDASKGSNPIKNYNRSEMQEHGQYDPHLWLSLKGAKIESSNIKDALIKADPSNKNYYEKNFNEFSKELDLLYSKYSEKFKSVSNKDFVTGHAAFAYLCRDFGLNQKSIEDVFATGEPSTKQLKELTDYCKKNNIKTIFMEDMTSPKVSETLAKEVNASVKKIYTIENREDNKNYIESMDSNLESIYNSLK; this is encoded by the coding sequence ATGTCAAAGAAAATACTTACTGTATTTATAACTGCACTTTTGATAATTTCGTCAGCTGGATGCAGTAATAGCAATAAACCTCAAGATAATGTTAAAAATTCTGGTTCAAAAATAAGAGTTGTAGTTACATTTAATGCTGTGCGTGAATTTGCTTATGCAATTGGAAAAGATAAAGTTGATATAACAACATTAGTCCCTGATGGAACTGAACCCCATGATTTTGAACCAAAGGCAAAAGATATGGAAAATATAAGTGATACAAAAGTGTTCATATATAATGGACTTGGAATGGAAAACTGGACAGATAGGACTTTAAAAGCAATAGACAATAAAAATTTAATTGTAGTTGATGCTTCTAAAGGATCAAATCCTATTAAAAATTATAATCGCAGTGAAATGCAGGAACACGGTCAATATGATCCACATTTATGGCTTAGTTTAAAAGGTGCTAAAATTGAATCCTCCAATATAAAAGATGCACTTATTAAAGCTGATCCATCAAACAAGAATTATTATGAAAAAAACTTCAATGAATTTTCAAAAGAGCTTGACTTACTGTATAGTAAATACAGTGAAAAGTTTAAATCAGTTTCAAATAAAGACTTTGTTACAGGTCATGCAGCATTTGCATATCTTTGCAGAGACTTTGGATTGAATCAAAAAAGCATAGAAGATGTTTTTGCAACTGGTGAACCAAGTACAAAGCAATTAAAAGAACTTACTGACTACTGTAAAAAAAATAATATTAAAACTATATTCATGGAAGACATGACAAGTCCTAAAGTATCTGAAACACTTGCAAAAGAAGTTAATGCCAGTGTAAAAAAAATATATACAATAGAAAATAGGGAGGATAATAAAAATTACATTGAATCTATGGACTCAAATTTAGAATCAATCTATAACAGCTTAAAATGA
- a CDS encoding metal ABC transporter ATP-binding protein has product MLKISNLYFSYNKHAPYILNNINLTINNGEYVSILGENGCGKSTLIKLMLNILQPTSGTIINEAKNIGYVAQKSDFLNSQFPITVYEMLDCYRKLLKIKDKGIITKSLETVNMLEFKNSLIGNLSGGQCQKIFIARAIMGNPDLLILDEPSTGVDIKSQKEIYSLIKYLNRNKCITVISIEHNLKAAISNSSLIYHLSNGNGHMCKPDIYIKEYVEANGGNKFYV; this is encoded by the coding sequence ATGCTGAAAATTAGCAACTTGTATTTCTCATATAACAAGCATGCACCTTATATATTAAACAATATTAATTTAACTATAAATAATGGCGAATATGTATCCATACTAGGGGAAAATGGATGTGGAAAATCAACTTTAATAAAATTAATGCTCAATATTTTACAACCAACAAGCGGTACTATAATAAATGAAGCTAAAAATATTGGATATGTAGCACAAAAATCAGATTTCCTAAATTCACAGTTTCCAATTACCGTTTATGAAATGCTTGATTGTTATAGAAAATTGTTAAAGATAAAGGATAAGGGAATAATAACAAAGAGTTTAGAAACAGTAAATATGCTGGAATTTAAAAATTCACTTATAGGAAATTTATCAGGGGGACAATGTCAAAAGATATTTATAGCAAGAGCAATAATGGGAAATCCAGATTTGCTTATTTTAGATGAGCCATCTACTGGTGTTGATATAAAAAGTCAGAAAGAAATTTATAGCTTGATTAAATATTTAAATAGAAATAAATGCATAACTGTTATATCAATAGAACATAACCTTAAGGCGGCAATTTCAAATTCATCGCTTATATATCATTTGTCAAATGGAAATGGTCATATGTGCAAGCCGGATATATATATCAAAGAATATGTAGAGGCTAATGGAGGTAATAAATTTTATGTTTGA
- a CDS encoding metal ABC transporter permease: MFDYTFMQNAFIIAVLISILCPCIGIFLVLKRYSMIGDTLSHASLAGAAIGLLTQKNPIFAAFIFTSICGVLIEFLRGYFRKYAELILVIVMSLGVGIAITIMSSGILHTNVDSFIFGSILTVSREDLYTVIILSVISYILIFFSYNQLVFIAFDEEAAKISGVKVKMINYVFAILVAATVSVSIRIVGVLVLSSMIALPVATALQLKKGFKVTLISSIIFSIIDVLIGLFSSYYIGCAPGGLIALASVAMLAVVMFLKKVSSLSCSYRLSNKSIAKEND, translated from the coding sequence ATGTTTGATTATACATTTATGCAAAATGCTTTTATAATAGCTGTATTGATTTCAATACTTTGCCCGTGTATAGGTATTTTTTTGGTTTTAAAGCGATATTCCATGATAGGAGATACTCTATCACATGCTTCACTTGCAGGGGCTGCAATAGGACTTTTAACACAAAAAAATCCTATTTTTGCTGCATTTATATTTACTTCAATATGTGGAGTTTTAATTGAATTTTTAAGGGGCTATTTTAGAAAGTATGCTGAACTTATACTTGTAATAGTTATGTCATTGGGTGTTGGAATTGCAATTACCATAATGAGTTCTGGAATATTACATACAAATGTTGATTCATTTATATTTGGAAGTATACTTACAGTGTCAAGAGAGGATTTGTATACGGTCATTATACTGAGTGTTATATCATATATATTGATATTTTTCTCATATAATCAGCTTGTCTTTATTGCTTTTGACGAAGAAGCAGCAAAAATATCTGGAGTAAAGGTTAAAATGATCAACTATGTATTTGCAATATTGGTTGCAGCTACGGTTTCTGTTTCAATAAGGATAGTTGGGGTGCTTGTTTTAAGTTCAATGATTGCCCTGCCAGTTGCAACTGCACTGCAGCTTAAGAAAGGATTTAAAGTTACATTAATATCGTCAATAATATTTAGTATTATAGATGTTTTAATAGGTTTATTTTCTTCATATTATATAGGATGTGCACCAGGTGGATTGATTGCATTAGCATCTGTTGCAATGTTAGCTGTAGTTATGTTTTTAAAAAAAGTATCTAGTCTCAGCTGCTCTTATAGGTTATCTAATAAGAGTATTGCAAAAGAAAACGACTAA
- the thiC gene encoding phosphomethylpyrimidine synthase ThiC: MNYTTQMDAAKKGIVTSQMKTAAEKENMDVQKLIKLVAEGKVVIPANKNHKKLSAEGVGKGLKTKINVNLGISKDCCNIDLELNKVKKAIEMKAEAIMDLSCFGKTREFRSRLIEMSPAMIGTVPMYDAVGFYDKELKDITAEELLGVIETHAKDGVDFMTIHAGINRETAQVFKRNPRLMNFVSRGGSLLYAWMNLNNRENPFYEYFDKVLDICEKYDVTISLGDACRPGCLDDSTDPSQIKELMTLGELTKRAWKRNVQVMIEGPGHMALNEIETNMLLEKKLCHDAPFYVLGPIVTDIAPGYDHITSAIGGAIAATYGADFLCYVTPAEHLRLPDLDDMKEGIIAAKIAAHAADIAKGVNGARNWDNKMANARRELDWNKMLELAIDPEKAKRYRESSRPEDEKTCTMCGKMCAVRNMNKVMEGKNINILRDDD, from the coding sequence ATGAATTATACTACGCAGATGGATGCAGCTAAAAAAGGCATAGTTACAAGTCAAATGAAGACAGCAGCTGAAAAGGAAAATATGGATGTACAAAAGTTAATTAAGCTTGTTGCAGAAGGAAAGGTTGTTATTCCAGCTAATAAAAATCATAAGAAATTAAGTGCAGAAGGTGTAGGAAAGGGGTTAAAAACTAAGATAAATGTAAATTTAGGTATTTCAAAAGACTGCTGCAATATAGATTTAGAACTCAATAAAGTAAAAAAAGCAATAGAAATGAAAGCAGAAGCTATAATGGATTTAAGCTGCTTTGGAAAGACAAGGGAATTTAGAAGCAGGCTTATAGAAATGTCTCCAGCTATGATAGGTACAGTACCTATGTATGATGCAGTTGGCTTTTATGATAAGGAATTGAAGGATATAACTGCTGAAGAACTTCTAGGAGTTATAGAAACTCATGCAAAAGATGGTGTTGATTTTATGACTATACATGCAGGTATAAATAGGGAAACTGCACAAGTATTTAAAAGAAACCCAAGACTTATGAATTTTGTATCAAGAGGAGGAAGTTTACTATATGCATGGATGAATTTAAATAATAGAGAAAATCCTTTCTATGAGTACTTTGATAAGGTGCTTGATATATGTGAAAAATATGATGTTACAATAAGCTTGGGGGATGCATGCAGACCAGGATGTCTAGATGATTCAACAGATCCAAGTCAAATTAAAGAACTTATGACTTTAGGAGAGCTTACAAAGAGAGCGTGGAAAAGGAATGTACAAGTTATGATAGAAGGACCTGGACATATGGCTTTAAATGAAATAGAAACAAATATGTTACTTGAGAAAAAACTTTGTCATGATGCACCTTTTTACGTTTTAGGACCTATTGTGACTGACATAGCACCTGGCTATGATCATATAACTAGTGCTATAGGAGGAGCAATTGCAGCAACTTATGGAGCAGATTTCTTGTGTTATGTAACTCCAGCTGAACATTTAAGATTGCCAGATTTAGATGATATGAAAGAGGGAATTATAGCAGCGAAAATAGCAGCACATGCCGCAGATATTGCAAAGGGAGTTAATGGTGCAAGAAATTGGGATAATAAAATGGCTAATGCAAGAAGAGAACTTGATTGGAATAAAATGCTTGAACTTGCGATAGATCCAGAAAAAGCTAAAAGATACAGGGAGAGTTCAAGACCAGAAGATGAAAAAACTTGTACAATGTGTGGAAAAATGTGTGCAGTAAGGAATATGAACAAAGTCATGGAAGGCAAAAATATAAATATCCTAAGGGATGATGATTAG
- a CDS encoding methyl-accepting chemotaxis protein, giving the protein MEINKFKSSVKSKILLIPIIIIFIIIATIACVSISIAKNKILLQMKSDGMTIANHIGGEMGRNNISMDELNESIDTRIRTLGGFIAINQDKIDNDYLTTLANKFEVDEINVTDPSGKIIYSNLPTSIGTVFDSKTDPYKVLKGDKDISIEDIRKSRETNDYFKYGSIKKSDGGVAQIGILANKVKVLTSNLEAQNLMESLAKDNGIVYALFVDKNLKVTADSDKNKIGTTLDDVGSRTAAVNGKVYSSEYKYENKVQVYDILVPVVKNGKTIGAIDLGMSMENVNKTVFIITGSIIVLALIAFAVAAIILIKISKKITAPLNELVAVAKKIEDGDLNNDITINNTDEIGILARSFRNMSDGLKNTVNSIIENSSKVQSMSNDLNTNAEHITSAANEVSGAIQEVAKGTTKQSEDLISISNSMDKLGEEIQNIFDKLSYVEKTSKTSENKADTGKKEINLLLKSITDVKSSFEEVVKRINSLNISVSKVGSITEVINGISEQTNLLALNAAIEASRAGEAGRGFSVVAEEVRTLAEQSHESTAQIQKLIQSISAETKDVISTSGKVNDVVKSQSAIVDRAMNSFEEMSSSIAKIGPLIDDAYKSIKTTNESKNIIVGKIESVTAVSEETSASSEEIAASSEEMFASSENATKFSDDLKKVVSELNEKISRFKI; this is encoded by the coding sequence GTGGAAATTAATAAGTTTAAAAGTTCTGTGAAATCTAAAATTTTATTGATACCAATAATTATAATTTTTATTATAATAGCTACTATAGCATGTGTATCTATAAGTATAGCTAAAAACAAAATATTGTTACAGATGAAATCAGATGGTATGACAATAGCAAATCATATTGGAGGTGAAATGGGAAGAAATAATATTTCTATGGATGAATTAAATGAATCAATAGATACTAGAATAAGAACACTTGGAGGTTTTATAGCAATTAATCAAGATAAAATCGATAATGATTATTTGACTACTCTTGCAAATAAATTTGAAGTTGATGAAATAAATGTTACTGATCCGTCTGGAAAGATTATTTATTCAAATTTGCCAACAAGTATAGGTACTGTATTTGATAGTAAAACGGATCCTTATAAAGTTTTAAAGGGAGATAAAGATATTTCTATAGAAGATATTAGAAAAAGTCGTGAAACTAATGATTATTTTAAATATGGATCTATTAAAAAAAGTGATGGAGGAGTTGCCCAAATAGGAATCTTAGCAAACAAAGTTAAAGTTTTAACTTCAAATTTGGAAGCACAAAACTTAATGGAAAGTTTGGCTAAAGATAATGGTATAGTATATGCACTATTTGTGGACAAGAATTTAAAAGTAACAGCTGATAGTGATAAAAATAAAATTGGTACTACTTTAGATGATGTTGGAAGTAGAACTGCTGCTGTTAATGGAAAAGTTTATTCTTCTGAGTATAAGTACGAAAATAAAGTTCAAGTATATGATATATTAGTTCCTGTTGTTAAAAATGGTAAAACTATAGGGGCAATTGATTTGGGAATGTCTATGGAAAATGTAAATAAAACTGTATTTATAATTACTGGTTCCATAATTGTTTTGGCACTTATAGCTTTCGCTGTAGCTGCGATTATACTTATTAAAATTTCAAAAAAAATAACCGCTCCTTTAAATGAATTAGTTGCAGTAGCTAAGAAAATAGAAGATGGGGATCTAAATAATGATATAACTATAAATAATACAGATGAAATTGGTATCTTGGCACGCAGTTTTAGAAATATGAGTGATGGATTAAAAAATACCGTAAATTCTATAATAGAAAATTCCAGTAAAGTTCAATCAATGTCAAATGATTTGAATACAAATGCAGAGCATATTACAAGTGCTGCAAATGAGGTTTCTGGTGCCATACAAGAGGTTGCAAAGGGAACTACAAAACAATCAGAAGATTTGATTTCTATATCAAATAGTATGGACAAACTCGGAGAAGAAATTCAAAATATATTTGATAAACTTTCATATGTTGAGAAAACTTCTAAAACATCAGAAAATAAGGCTGACACCGGAAAAAAGGAAATAAACTTACTTTTGAAATCAATAACTGATGTTAAAAGTTCATTTGAAGAGGTTGTAAAGAGAATAAATAGCTTGAATATAAGTGTTTCTAAGGTTGGAAGTATTACAGAAGTAATAAATGGTATATCAGAACAAACTAATCTTTTAGCATTAAATGCTGCAATAGAAGCATCAAGAGCAGGTGAAGCAGGAAGAGGTTTTTCAGTTGTAGCTGAAGAGGTTAGAACCCTAGCAGAACAATCTCATGAATCAACTGCACAAATACAGAAGCTTATTCAATCTATAAGTGCTGAAACTAAAGATGTAATTTCTACTTCAGGTAAAGTTAACGATGTAGTTAAAAGTCAATCTGCAATAGTAGATAGAGCCATGAATTCATTTGAAGAAATGTCATCATCTATAGCTAAGATAGGTCCTTTAATTGATGATGCATATAAATCAATAAAGACAACTAATGAATCAAAGAATATTATTGTAGGTAAGATTGAATCTGTAACTGCAGTTTCAGAGGAAACATCGGCATCTTCAGAGGAGATAGCTGCATCTTCTGAAGAAATGTTTGCATCATCTGAAAATGCTACAAAATTCTCAGATGATTTAAAGAAAGTTGTAAGTGAACTAAACGAAAAAATATCTAGATTTAAAATTTAA
- a CDS encoding methyl-accepting chemotaxis protein, which translates to MKNVGKFKNSIKFKVLTIPISIIFVVIAAIACVSIGIAKNKIVLQMKTDGMSIANQIASQLERNNSSIDELNSSIDTRIRTLGSFLVENSDKINNDYLTSIAKQFEVDEINLTDTSGKIIYSNLPSSINFVFDNKMDAYKVLNGDKNISIEGIRKSSKSNNYYKYGAIRKADGGIIQIGILANKVQKLTSNLEAQNLLESLGKDKSIVYALVIDKNLKVTAHSDKSKVGATVNNIGGKTAAVDGKTYSSEYKYNNKPVYDILVPITKNGTNIGKIELGMSMKNVDKTVFTITCLIVILALIAFAIAAIILIKVSKSITSPLNEVVEAAKKIENGDLNNNITVNSNDEIGILAHSFRSMSDGLKNTIESIRESSTSVKSMSDDLNTNTEHMSGSANEVATAIQEVAKGTMQQSNDLVFISNSMEKFTEEFQNVFDKLSNVKKSSNITKEKADNGSEQVNLLLQSINDVKVSFEKVVERINSLDDSVSKVGSITEVINGISEQTNLLALNAAIEAARAGEAGKGFSVVAEEVRTLAEQSKESTNQIQSLVKSISIETQEVTSTSNKVKDLVKGQTTIVDNAIDSFKQMSSSIQEIGPLVEDAYKSIKSTNDSKNTIASKVESITAVSQETSASSGEIAASSEEMLASSESVAKFSEQLNEVINKLSEKVSKFKL; encoded by the coding sequence ATGAAAAATGTCGGTAAATTTAAAAATTCTATAAAGTTTAAAGTCCTTACAATTCCTATAAGCATAATCTTTGTAGTTATAGCAGCTATAGCATGTGTATCTATAGGAATAGCAAAAAATAAAATAGTATTGCAAATGAAAACTGATGGAATGAGCATAGCAAATCAAATTGCTAGTCAATTAGAAAGAAATAATAGTTCTATAGATGAATTAAACAGTTCCATTGATACTAGAATAAGGACATTAGGCAGCTTCTTGGTAGAAAATTCAGATAAAATTAATAATGATTATTTGACATCTATTGCAAAGCAGTTTGAAGTAGATGAAATAAACTTAACTGATACATCTGGGAAAATAATTTATTCTAATTTACCATCAAGTATAAACTTTGTATTTGACAACAAAATGGATGCTTATAAGGTTTTGAATGGGGATAAAAATATTTCTATAGAAGGTATTAGGAAGAGCAGCAAATCTAATAATTATTATAAATATGGAGCTATTAGAAAAGCTGATGGAGGAATTATTCAAATAGGTATTCTGGCAAATAAAGTTCAAAAGTTAACTTCAAATCTTGAAGCACAAAATTTGTTAGAAAGTCTAGGTAAAGATAAAAGTATAGTATATGCCTTAGTTATAGATAAGAATTTAAAGGTTACAGCTCACAGTGATAAGAGCAAGGTAGGTGCGACCGTAAATAATATTGGAGGTAAAACTGCTGCTGTAGATGGTAAAACATATTCAAGTGAATACAAGTATAATAACAAGCCTGTTTACGATATATTAGTTCCCATAACTAAAAATGGTACAAACATAGGAAAAATAGAGTTGGGAATGTCTATGAAAAATGTAGATAAAACTGTATTTACAATTACTTGTCTTATAGTTATTTTGGCGCTTATAGCTTTTGCTATAGCTGCGATTATACTTATTAAAGTTTCAAAGAGCATAACATCTCCTTTAAATGAAGTAGTTGAAGCGGCTAAAAAAATAGAAAACGGCGACTTGAATAATAACATAACTGTAAATAGTAACGATGAGATTGGCATTTTAGCACATAGTTTTAGAAGTATGAGTGACGGCTTAAAAAATACTATAGAATCTATAAGAGAAAGTTCTACGAGTGTCAAATCAATGTCTGATGATTTAAACACAAATACAGAACATATGAGTGGTTCTGCTAATGAAGTTGCAACTGCTATACAGGAAGTAGCAAAAGGAACTATGCAGCAGTCTAACGATTTAGTGTTTATATCAAACAGTATGGAAAAATTTACAGAAGAGTTTCAAAATGTATTTGATAAACTCTCAAATGTTAAAAAGAGTTCCAATATAACAAAAGAGAAAGCTGATAATGGAAGTGAGCAGGTGAATTTACTTTTACAATCAATAAATGATGTAAAAGTTTCATTTGAGAAGGTTGTAGAAAGAATTAATAGTTTAGATGATAGTGTTTCAAAGGTTGGAAGTATAACTGAAGTAATAAATGGTATATCAGAACAGACAAATCTTCTGGCATTAAATGCAGCAATTGAAGCAGCGAGGGCAGGTGAAGCAGGGAAAGGTTTTTCTGTTGTAGCTGAAGAGGTTAGAACTCTAGCAGAACAATCTAAGGAATCAACCAATCAGATACAATCACTTGTTAAATCAATAAGCATTGAAACTCAAGAAGTAACCTCTACTTCTAATAAAGTTAAAGATTTAGTTAAAGGTCAAACTACTATAGTGGATAATGCTATAGATTCGTTCAAACAGATGTCATCTTCCATACAGGAAATAGGTCCATTAGTTGAAGATGCATATAAGTCTATAAAATCAACGAATGATTCCAAGAACACTATTGCTAGCAAGGTTGAATCGATAACTGCTGTATCACAGGAAACATCTGCATCGTCGGGGGAAATAGCAGCATCATCAGAAGAAATGCTTGCATCATCTGAAAGCGTTGCAAAATTTTCTGAACAACTAAACGAAGTGATAAATAAGCTCAGTGAAAAAGTATCCAAGTTTAAACTATAA
- a CDS encoding cell wall hydrolase has protein sequence MSFSDRELLARIIKCEAGGEGENGMKAVATVIMNRVRVPYGEYHKVCQGDIRKVIYQKGQFDCMRSVLGGVANPQTIWASPPEQIHYDIADWALSGHRLYNIGYSLWYFNPFAPGCPYTFPPNGTGSFQVSIENHCFYNPTELYAKT, from the coding sequence ATGTCTTTCTCAGATAGAGAATTGCTTGCACGTATTATTAAGTGTGAAGCTGGGGGCGAAGGAGAAAATGGTATGAAGGCAGTTGCAACTGTTATTATGAACAGGGTTAGAGTACCTTATGGTGAATATCACAAAGTATGTCAGGGGGATATTAGAAAAGTAATATATCAAAAAGGTCAATTTGACTGTATGAGATCAGTATTAGGTGGTGTTGCTAATCCACAAACTATCTGGGCCAGCCCACCTGAGCAAATTCACTATGATATAGCGGATTGGGCACTATCTGGTCATAGATTATACAATATAGGTTATTCCCTATGGTATTTTAATCCATTTGCTCCTGGATGCCCATACACTTTTCCACCAAACGGAACTGGTAGTTTTCAAGTTTCCATTGAAAACCATTGCTTTTACAACCCTACTGAACTCTATGCTAAAACTTAA
- a CDS encoding ATP-binding protein, giving the protein MSDIAGNGCEVMVPYNERKPLSEIENSISKTYKKHIWSKFVKAIKDFKLIQEGDKIAVAVSGGKDSLLMAKLFQKLHKHSQVKFELEFISMDPGYHPDIRKLLIDNCEYLKIPIHIFESNIFEVVNRIAKDYPCYMCARMRRGNLYSKAQELGCNKLALGHHFNDVIETTLLNIFYSGNFKTMLPKLKASNFKGLELIRPLYYIEEDYIKKFIKRSGIWPLNCACMVAAKKTGNKRYEIKDLIKGLKGNYKDVEKSIFKAAQNVNMDSIIGWQKDGKKYSFLDYYDEQ; this is encoded by the coding sequence ATGAGTGATATTGCAGGAAATGGCTGTGAAGTTATGGTTCCATATAATGAAAGAAAGCCTCTTAGTGAAATAGAAAATAGTATAAGTAAGACGTATAAAAAGCATATTTGGTCCAAGTTTGTAAAAGCTATAAAAGATTTTAAGCTAATACAGGAAGGCGATAAAATTGCTGTAGCTGTATCTGGTGGAAAAGACAGCTTACTTATGGCTAAGTTGTTTCAAAAATTACATAAACATTCACAAGTTAAATTTGAGCTGGAATTTATATCCATGGATCCTGGATATCATCCTGACATAAGAAAACTTTTAATTGATAATTGTGAATATTTAAAAATACCAATTCATATTTTTGAATCTAATATTTTTGAAGTAGTAAATCGCATAGCAAAAGATTATCCATGCTATATGTGTGCGAGGATGCGCAGAGGAAATTTATACTCAAAGGCTCAAGAACTTGGATGTAATAAGCTTGCACTTGGGCACCATTTTAATGATGTTATAGAAACTACATTGTTAAATATATTTTATTCTGGAAACTTTAAAACAATGCTGCCAAAGCTAAAAGCATCTAATTTTAAAGGACTTGAACTTATAAGACCTCTTTATTATATTGAAGAAGATTATATTAAGAAATTTATAAAAAGAAGTGGTATTTGGCCGCTAAATTGTGCTTGTATGGTAGCTGCTAAGAAGACAGGTAACAAACGATATGAAATTAAAGATTTAATTAAAGGGTTAAAAGGCAATTATAAAGATGTTGAAAAATCAATTTTTAAAGCTGCACAAAATGTTAATATGGATTCAATAATAGGCTGGCAAAAGGATGGCAAGAAATATTCTTTCTTAGATTATTATGATGAACAATAA
- a CDS encoding alpha/beta-type small acid-soluble spore protein → MPSNNNRVLVPEAKEELNQFKMESAKEVGVDLKNGYNGDLTSRQNGSVGGQMVKKMIQSYEQGLK, encoded by the coding sequence ATGCCATCCAATAATAATAGAGTCTTAGTACCAGAAGCAAAAGAAGAGTTAAACCAATTTAAAATGGAATCAGCAAAAGAAGTTGGAGTTGATTTGAAAAATGGTTATAATGGAGACTTAACTTCAAGACAAAATGGTTCCGTTGGAGGACAGATGGTTAAAAAGATGATTCAAAGCTATGAACAAGGCTTAAAGTAA